The nucleotide sequence GCTTCTGCTGCTGTAGCAGAGGTAATGAACGGGAAGATCACAGCGACAGGAGCAGGGAAAACGACCGTAACAGGTACCTTCGATGGCAAATCGGTTACGATTGCGGTAGAAGTAGACCAAGCGACGAATCTTTCCGTTGATCCTCGCCTGCTGATCCTGAACGTCAACGAATCAAAAGAGATCAAACTGAACGCAACAGACTCCGCTGGCAATTCGGACAATGTGACCAGCGATGCCGAATGGTCCTCGTCCTCGGTTAAAGTAGCGGATGTGGTAAACGGTCGCGTAACAGGTCTCTCAAATGGACGTGCGACGATCACTGCGAAATACGGCGGCAAATCGATCAGTATCCCGGTAGAAGTCGGAATCGTGAGCAAGCTGGAAGCCAACAAGCGTTATGTATCTACGAAGTCGAACAGCAACGTACAAGTAACCTTGACAGCTACCTTCTCCGATGGCCGCACCATGGATGTTACCTCCATGGCTGACTGGAAGACGAACAACTACAAAGTAGCAGACGTAACCAAAGGCCTCATTACAGGACGTACCTACGGAAAAGCAACGGTTACAGCGAGATACAACGACAAAAGCGTATCGATCCCAGTCGATGTTGATACACTGAAATACTTGAAGACAGATGTCGTCCAGCTCGTGATGAGCAAGGGTGAAGTGAAACAAGTGAACGCCATCGCTACGTATGCAGATGGCTCTGAGCAAAATGTCACCAAGCCAGCTCTCTGGACCACTTCTCGCCTGTTGGTAGCCGACGTGAAAGACGGCGTGATCAAGGCGACAGGGTCGGGTAAAGCGACGATTTATGTGCAGTATGGTGGGAAGAAGACACCGATTGTGGTGACGGTGAGATAGTGGAGTGATAGAGAAAAGAGAGGAGCCAACCGATTGGAGCGGTTGGCTTTTTTTGTGGTTTTTTTCAGTTGGGACGGGGATTTATCAGATTTTTTCGCTTGCAGTGTACGGCGGGCGTATGCTATACTGATTTCACTGAGGCGATAATCGCCGGAAGTACCATACATATGGGGCATTAGCTCAGCTGGGAGAGCGCTACACTGGCAGTGTAGAGGTCAGCGGTTCGATCCCGCTATGCTCCACCATACGTAAACGTTCAAAACGGCAGAAATGCCGTTTTTTCTTTTTTTATTTATGGTACCGTATTTGAAGCATGTGCATAAAAATTTTTGAGCTTCTTTGATTTTGTTGATGCTTGTTTTGAGACAAAGTAAAATGGTATGGAAATTCCAACCATAAGTGAAAACGCAAACGTGGTGTAACATACCTGCTAGTGAATTCTATTTCTTTATCATAACTTTTGAAAAGAAGGAGATAGAAACATGAATAATCATATTACCTTTCATCCCTCCCATGAAGGTATCGTATCGATTTGCAACCAAGATACCACTATCTGTAAACTGATTAACCATATTGGTCCACTTACATTGAAGACGAATGAAAATCATTTAGAAGCGCTCGTCATGTCCATTATTGGACAACAGTTATCAGCAAAAGCAGCAAGTACCATTCGCCAACGAGTAAAAATGCTTTGTAGTGAGATAACACCAGAAAGAGTCTTGCGTACACCTATTGAAAATTTTAGAAATGCTGGGGTATCAAGAACAAAAATAGAGTTTATTTTTGATTTATGTAAGAAAGTCCATAGTAACGAAATATCATTTGCAAACTTTCATTCACAAGAAAACGAGACCGTAATCAATTCATTAACTTCTGTTAAAGGGATAGGAAAATGGACGGCAGAAATGTTCTTAATATTCTCTTTAGGACGGCTGAATGTTCTTTCCTTGGGGGATGCCGGATTGCAAAGGGCGACAAAATGGTTATATCAACTAGATGATCGGCCGAAAAATAAATATATGGAGGAAGTTTCCATAAACTGGCATCCCTATTATAGTATTGTGTCCTTGTATCTATGGGAATCAATCGACCTAGGATTTGTAGATCATTTTCCTACGATAGAGGATGTAAATGAAAAATAAGTTCTTCACAAGTTTATGGGACAAGGTTCGGAGACGAAACACTTCCTCCCGATTGCTCCGTTTGGCGTTTTTCTTCACGAAAAACGCTGATAAGGGGGAAGACGAGAAATAAGTTAAGGATCGCTCCTCCTAAAAAAACAACTTGCAGGCCAGCCAACTCCGCCACAATTCCTGCGAGAAACGCGCCTATAGGTAACGTCCCCCAACTAATCAGCCTGTAGGCGCCATAGACCCGCCCCAACAACTCATTGGGTACAACTCGTTGGCGAATCGAATTGACAGCGACCACCCATGTTGTCCCGCCCATACCTGCCAGAAACATAGCCGCGCCCACCAGCCAAACATTTGCCCAGACGCCTGGCACGAACAACATTGCAAAGGTACCGATAATGTCCATCCCAAGCAGTGCCCCCCGCCCAAACAAACGCTGCAGAGGAGATACCAGCAAAGATCCGGCGACACTTCCCGCAGCCAAAGAGGTTAACAGCAAGCCGTACTGGTACTCTTGTAAACCAAGCGGCCCCGGCGCTACCGCATAGAGCACCAGAATAGAAAAAAACGCGCTCCAGCAGGAAGCCATAATAGCCACCATAATGGCAAGCGTACGAAGCAGCTGGTTAGTCCATAAAAAGCGAACGCCTTCCGAAACCTCTCGCCAGATGGAAGCCGATTGCTTCCGTTCGACTGAAAAATGTCCACGCATTAGAAGCAGGGCAACGGCAGCCGCAAGGAAAGAAACGGCACTGCCAACCGCCGGCAGGAGAAGACCAATCGCAAGTAGATACCCTCCCAGTGGCCCACCAATAAATTTGTTCATGATCGTTTCTACGCTGTAAATGCGTGCATTTGCCTGTTCTAATTGATCACGGTTAACGACGGAAGGCACGAGTGCCCCAGACGTAGTGTCGGATACCGTTTCGCAAGTCCCGACCAAAAACGCCAGAAAACCCAAAACAAATACCGACAGCCAATCTAACTGCTGGGCAAAAGCCAGAGATCCAACGGCAGCCGTCCGAATGAGATTAACAACGACCATGATTCGCTTTCGATCCAGACGGTCGACGATCACGCCAACCGGTAGAGCGAAGAGTAACCAAGGGAGGGTCAACGCCAGCGAAACGCTTGCGACCAAAGCGGGAGAATTGGTAAGTTTCGCTGCCAAGAGAGGAAGTGCAAATTTGAACAACCCGTCTCCCAGATTGGATAGAGCCGTGGCCATCCATAACGCCCAAAATTCTCTGCCAAACCTTTGATTTGTAATGCGCATTTCGTAACCCCCATTCATGTGTTAAGTAGTTACATTTTAAGATCACTTTTGTAACTAGTCAAATGTATTTTGGGGGTTACGATATTTAGATTAATAAATGCCGACATGCATCTTGCGGTGGGTAGCCGATTGACTCACGGGCATATTGTGTCTCCCTTTTCATTAGGTGGGGGTAGAAAAACGTTTGCGTGAAGAAAACTTATTACCCCGCTTCTCAGAAAAACAGAGCGAAAAGATACTCTCCCCCCGCTCCGTCCATCCTTCTATCCCCAAACTCACAAATTCATCAACCCTCGAAACGCTTTCATTCTCCCCCTACTAACAGGAATATCCGTCTGACTATCATCATTCATCTTAATCAAATACGTATTATTAAACCACGGAATGATTTCTCTAATATACTTCACATTCAAAATATAATTCCGATGACTTCGAAAGAAACATCGGGACCGGTTCAAAATCTCCTCCAGCTCATTTAAGGACAAATCGCACTTCTCAATACTCTCTTTTGTCGCCACATATAAATCTTTCTCCCGCACAAAAGCAAAGTAAATCTGCCCTACAGGGATCGGGATGATCTTGTTGGTCTTCCGGATGCAGACATGCTCTTCCAGCGGGGGAACAGTCTGGGTACGGTCATTCATGGCCGGTCGGTTCCTCAGTGTCCTCACTTTTTGGATCACATCGTCCAATTTCGTTTCCATGATCGGTTTGGTCAAATAGCCCACAGCTAACGTGGAAAAAGCCTCCAAAGCGTGTTCATGATAGGCAGTCGAAAAAACGATCAATGGGGGATTGGACATCTGGCTCAATGTTTTGGCAAATTCAAGCCCATTCATCCCGGGCATCTGAATATCAAGCATGAGCAAATCAGGCTCGGAATTGATAATATGGGGCAATGCTTCCAAGGGATTGGTATAGATTGCGTCCACCTGGATATCAATATATTTTTTTAGCAAATATTCTAATTCGGAACAAATGGCTGGCTCGTCATCGATGATGAACGTTTTCAGGAGCATCTGGATGCACTTCCTTTTCAAATGCGGATAACGGAGCGACAAAGGATACGACTGTTCCTAAACCGGGCTTGCTTTGAATCGTGAGGCCATATTTTTTGCCATAAATGGATCGTAGCCGTGAATGGACATTGACAAGGCCGATCCCTTTTGATTGGCTGTTCCAGATATCGGCCAAACGCTCTTCACTGATTCCAACTCCATTGTCTTCAATGCTGATTTTCACTTCATCGTCGTATGGTTCTACTCGAATCGTGAGTAGACAATCGCTAATTTTGGGAGAAAGTCCATGGTGAATGGCATTTTCCACGATCGGCTGCAAAGTCAGGACAGGCAATTTGCGCTCCAGCAGAGATTCGTCGATCTCCATGTTCACCTTTAATCGGTTGCTAAATCTGACCTTCTCGATTTCCAAATACGACTTGATTCCGTCCAGTTCTTCCTGCAAGCTGTGATGATTTCCCTTGCTTTTCAAATTGCGCCTGAAGATGTCACTTAAATGACCGATCAAGCTTCTCGCCTGATCAGGGTCTGTACGACAATAGGACATAATGGTCCCCAAGGTGTTGAACAGAAAATGCGGATTGATTTGGGCTTGCAGGGCGCTCACTTCAGCCTGCTTCCGCATTTTCGCCTGATGCTCGATCTCCGCCAGTTCAATTTGGACTGACAGCAGCTTAGCCAGACCGTCCACTAACTTCTCGTTGGTCTGGGACGTCTTGGAGGAAGAGGTTTTATAGTAAAATTGCAGCGTCCCGATTTTCTGGTTTTGATGATACAACGGTGCGGCGCTGATCGATTTTAGGCGAGGCGGACGCGGAAGAGCAAAATCCTTGTCGCAATATACCCCGGTAGGGTGGGTCAAAACAGCCTCCGCTACTTGTGCGCACAGCGTTTCTTTCTGCACATGATTCTCCAGTTCATGGCCTTTTGCGCTGAGTAGCTTTTCGCGGTCGGTAATGGCGACTGCATCCACCCTGGCCATTTCACGGATCAGTTCAGCGGTTTTTTTTGCAGAGTGTTCATTTAGCCCTGTCCGCAGATGAGGTAACGTCTGGCTTGCAATCGACAAGGCCAGGTTGGCCCCCAATGCGCCGGACTGGTCTTGCATCATTTTGAGATTTTGGAAAACGCGCGTGAAGAGCAGCAGTCCCGCAATGGTCATAATGGTGGTCGGGATCGCGATTTTTACTTCCAGTTCGAGTGCCGCAGAAAAAGGCTTGGCCAAGAGAAGCACCATAACTTTTTGAATGAGCTCGGCTGAAACGCCAATCAGTACGATATGCTGCCATTTCAGACGCAGCATATTCATTTTCGTACTTACGATCCCGGCCAAGTAGCCGTTCATTACGGTCGAGATGGCACAGGCGAATGCGGTAAATCCACCGATCGAATAGCGATGAATACCTCCGATAAGGCCGGCAAAAAAACCGACGACAGGCCCCCCGATCAACCCGCCCGCGACGGCACCGACAATGCGTGTATTGGCGAGTGCGTCATTGACACGTAGCCCATTCTCCGTTCCGATTACCGACAGGAACCCGAACAGAGTAGAGAGGATCACGATCCGCATCCAGTTGTTTTTGCCGTACATGATGTTCCGAAAGTAATCT is from Brevibacillus brevis and encodes:
- a CDS encoding LytS/YhcK type 5TM receptor domain-containing protein; the encoded protein is MTITMLLGLLENISVIAVIALIIGQLDYFRNIMYGKNNWMRIVILSTLFGFLSVIGTENGLRVNDALANTRIVGAVAGGLIGGPVVGFFAGLIGGIHRYSIGGFTAFACAISTVMNGYLAGIVSTKMNMLRLKWQHIVLIGVSAELIQKVMVLLLAKPFSAALELEVKIAIPTTIMTIAGLLLFTRVFQNLKMMQDQSGALGANLALSIASQTLPHLRTGLNEHSAKKTAELIREMARVDAVAITDREKLLSAKGHELENHVQKETLCAQVAEAVLTHPTGVYCDKDFALPRPPRLKSISAAPLYHQNQKIGTLQFYYKTSSSKTSQTNEKLVDGLAKLLSVQIELAEIEHQAKMRKQAEVSALQAQINPHFLFNTLGTIMSYCRTDPDQARSLIGHLSDIFRRNLKSKGNHHSLQEELDGIKSYLEIEKVRFSNRLKVNMEIDESLLERKLPVLTLQPIVENAIHHGLSPKISDCLLTIRVEPYDDEVKISIEDNGVGISEERLADIWNSQSKGIGLVNVHSRLRSIYGKKYGLTIQSKPGLGTVVSFVAPLSAFEKEVHPDAPENVHHR
- a CDS encoding DNA-3-methyladenine glycosylase family protein; its protein translation is MNNHITFHPSHEGIVSICNQDTTICKLINHIGPLTLKTNENHLEALVMSIIGQQLSAKAASTIRQRVKMLCSEITPERVLRTPIENFRNAGVSRTKIEFIFDLCKKVHSNEISFANFHSQENETVINSLTSVKGIGKWTAEMFLIFSLGRLNVLSLGDAGLQRATKWLYQLDDRPKNKYMEEVSINWHPYYSIVSLYLWESIDLGFVDHFPTIEDVNEK
- a CDS encoding LytR/AlgR family response regulator transcription factor, which codes for MLLKTFIIDDEPAICSELEYLLKKYIDIQVDAIYTNPLEALPHIINSEPDLLMLDIQMPGMNGLEFAKTLSQMSNPPLIVFSTAYHEHALEAFSTLAVGYLTKPIMETKLDDVIQKVRTLRNRPAMNDRTQTVPPLEEHVCIRKTNKIIPIPVGQIYFAFVREKDLYVATKESIEKCDLSLNELEEILNRSRCFFRSHRNYILNVKYIREIIPWFNNTYLIKMNDDSQTDIPVSRGRMKAFRGLMNL
- a CDS encoding MFS transporter is translated as MRITNQRFGREFWALWMATALSNLGDGLFKFALPLLAAKLTNSPALVASVSLALTLPWLLFALPVGVIVDRLDRKRIMVVVNLIRTAAVGSLAFAQQLDWLSVFVLGFLAFLVGTCETVSDTTSGALVPSVVNRDQLEQANARIYSVETIMNKFIGGPLGGYLLAIGLLLPAVGSAVSFLAAAVALLLMRGHFSVERKQSASIWREVSEGVRFLWTNQLLRTLAIMVAIMASCWSAFFSILVLYAVAPGPLGLQEYQYGLLLTSLAAGSVAGSLLVSPLQRLFGRGALLGMDIIGTFAMLFVPGVWANVWLVGAAMFLAGMGGTTWVVAVNSIRQRVVPNELLGRVYGAYRLISWGTLPIGAFLAGIVAELAGLQVVFLGGAILNLFLVFPLISVFREEKRQTEQSGGSVSSPNLVP